The region GTAATCtttgaaaatctattttcactcCCTCGTCTCCTCTTTCTCTTCCATCTATGTgttatataagaaaaaatatattattttgtcattGTTGGTGATGCCCTAACTCCAACCAACAAGAGGAGAGGATGTGGTGTAACAGTGCCATGTATGGTCAGGTGAATGTGACCAATGTTGTTGGTTTTGTTTGGACCTTTATGAGTCGAACTAGTGAGCCTCCGCAATTCCGCATTACCATTTTAACAATACAAGTGTAAATAATACATGAGTATTATAactctaaaaatattattttcccaCAAAATAGTACAATATATTgaaaggggaagaagaaaaagaacatTGCAACACTTCTGCATGGTCAAATTAAAGCCAACAACAAAAAAGATTTGGGGGGAAATTGTGaagccacaaaaaaaaaaaaaaaaaaaaaaaaaaaaaaaaaaacccttttgGGGATGATGGAAAAACTATGTAGTATACATTATTTAACCTCTGTCATCATCTCAACTGCTCAAACTTTCAACAATTCCAGAAATGGCAGAAAAGGTTCCAATAACTGCAGATACAACACCTACTCCAATTATAAGTACACAAGCTGATGcctacaaccaaaaaaaaaaatcatcaaatcgTCAGAAAAGAACAACTCGGGACAACCCTAACCAAGTTAGTCAGACTTTTGAGTTAGTAACCACAAGATTATAAGTTCGACTCCCAATGGGAGCGGCTTATTGGCCCTTGCTAAGGGCAACCGCTATgacaacctagactggtttaccttcttgtggtaCTTTGCTTGCTATAGGAAAGGCAAAAGTTCACTAGTATGCAAGAAGTAGAAGTTGACAATACCTGAATATAGCTTATTTTTCCCCTCACTATGCTCATATAACAAGCACAAGGAAGTATCAATGTCTGAAAACCAAAAAACAGATTAATCGGTATTATGGCTTATCAGAAGAAAATCATAAGAAACATTCTAATTAGAAGGAAGATGCAGGACTTACAACTAGCATTGTAAGTAAAGATCCAATGAGTGACATAACAAGACCTGTAGGCAAAGTGAACTAATGTTTAAGCATTTTACCCGCATTgctataagaaaaaaaaaaaaaacgaaaaaggTAGATTCCATCTTTAACGTCGAAAAAGTTCTCTAGGATTACATGAATGACTACAGAGTAGGCTTCAGTTTCTGCAAAGCTTACCAAAAAAGGGGATCAATAGACCGATGATCAAGGTAGAGATCACCAACGCGGTTCTGATGAGCATTGAGTACATATAGGACTTGACTTGGTCTGATGGTATGAATTCCTCAATACTCATTGCCACTGGCAACATGGTTAATGCATATGTATCgctaattaaggaaaaaaaacgTCTGGTTTATTGATATGCACAAGTAAAGCTATTGACAACCTTAAATCCCCAGGCCAGCTATCCCACCCTTAAAGGTGCTTACAATTCAGTGAGGGGTTTAGTCACTGTGTCCAAAAAAAGCTATTGACAGCTAGTTCAATGTCTGAaaagttaataattttattccttccTACTCGTTTAATTAAACACTAGTCCCGTGATgaactaactttttttttctcaaaacctGGATTGCATAAAAAAGTACTGTAAATTGCAAGTAAATGTGCATATGGTAAAGATCTTGGGGATCAGAAAGGATATTTTGTGAATGGATTAACGACCTGCAAAAGAAGCAGAAGAGTCAAATGATAACCGCAAACTTTGCACATCGTTCTTTTAAGGCGAGGTAATGTAGTTGACATACCGTGGTCCAGACAGCTATTTTGGAGGCAACGAGTTCGGTGGGCATGTTTAGTGTGAACTGTGATTCCGCTAAATCTCCAAACATCATATATCCAAGAACAGCCGTCGCAATGTACATCAAAGTAACTATGCCAAAGCTGcgtatattttgaaaattattatgttgTTAGCACAATGTTGGTTAACTAAAGTGGAGATTAGGATTTAATGAAACAAATTTGCGAGGTTTTGGAATACCAGGTTACGAGGACAGCAGGGAATTGGCTACGTTTTTCCATGGATGTATAGATGTTGGGGAACACAGCGTGTCCTTGGTAACAATAGCCATAGAGACCGATGGCAACCGGGAGAGTGGAGAGATTCAACGTCGTCTGTTTGCTTTGAAGGCTAACATCATCAACCAAGCCAACCCAATACAAGCACGAAACAACCAAGACCGAAGCAATCACTCCTCCAGCTGAACGTGACAAGCTTTCATGTTAAAATTTAGCTAAGAGTTTTCgtgtggaaaaaaaataaataaatctgaAAACCCGAAAGATTCACCTGAGATATAACTGAGAAGGCTGAGGTTCCGCAGAAACATAGTAGGAAGAACTGCAAGGGTGGTCATCAGTGCAAAAAGATGGTGTGCATCTAAACGTATTCCTCCCAAACTTAAATGTGCATTTGGAAATAAAGATGACAAGTTATCAGCTtccaatattatatattcaacacaACATGCCTGCAAGTAGAGAGCAACGATTATCTCGGGACAATTAGGACACATGAGATTCTATTTATCTTAGAAAACGAACATGCCATAAGGACCAAATACTCAGTGAGTCCACGCATCAAAGCAAAGCCATGTAGGCAAAGACTTGAAAAATCGGGATAGATGTACTCACATATAACTCTGCATACAAAATAATCTGCATCCAGAAAACACGAGAGCAAAAGAAAACGTCAGCAGGCAGTAATACTTGTAAGTTCATGCTTAATCTAATTTGCTGTCTATACAAGGAGTTCAAAGGACAGAacggagaattttttttatttttttcattgaaGTAAAAGGCTTCAATTGTTACGAGATACACAAGTCAAAAGGACTTACAGAAAGAACAACTCGCCCAGTTGGACCAAAGGCAGCGTGTCCAATATCAGGATAAGTCTCAAGCCCCGGTTGGCTGTCTAAGCATTTCCGAAGAAGAATCCCAGTATAGTAAGAAAGTAGAGCAAAGAGAAACAATATAGAAAGCCCAATCCACCCGCTTTCTCGGACAGCATAAGGAGTGGAAAGGATACCTACTCCACATAAAACATTCATTCCTGTTTGGAACAACCGAAATATATATGAGTAGAGGCACAACCACAATGCACCAAATGCTTCATATAACAATCACATTCACATACATATAAAATAGTAGGTTGATTATGAATTTCATTTGATCCTCTTTTAGACCTAAACAGGAACAAAAGCTCTTCTTATTTTCGACTGTTTAAAATAATCTTTGATTTAGGCTAACTGTGACTAACTAGTAACACTATTAAGTAACCGAGATCTTCGTCCCAAGTAACACATAACAATCTCAAGCAAGTTCCAAAATTGTTAGTATAACCTGATCTAATCTAATATAATTCATTGGTTTCTCAAATAATCTCTTAACGCAAAACAAGAATTTTATTGTATTTCTTATTAGATGCAGATAGATTTAGGTTTATTGTGAAGTTGTTTTGACTGACACTGACTAGACTAGTAGTCGAAACGATACCATTTAGCACTGCTTGTCCAAATGAGCTTTGGTGAGAAATGGGAACTTCATGTGAAACTGCAGAGAGTTTCCTATCGGGGGTTCCCTTCCTTATGAAAGATGACTTGGCTGGTAGAGGGGGCAACAAAGCTTGTGAACTACGCCTTTTCTGCTCCGGTTCTTTTGATGCCAAAAGCGGTTTATGAACTGAAGGCAACACCTCGGGTGTGTGTCTCCTTGTAAGTGATGATGAAAGAAACGAGCTGGTTATACTTTTAATTGGCGTCCCCAAAAAGTTAAGACTTGGAGATGGTACACTGCTGTAAAGATCCATAGATTGCCTGCAAACAAATATTCGAGGAGATTAGACCTGTGGAGTTTTTCTGAAAAAATTTCAAGAATCAATACTACAAACTACTGAACTAGCTAGTTCATCAACAGATAAAAAAGACATGGTTAAACAAATCGAAAACTTCACACCATCATAGTCTCCCTACAACAGAAGACATATCTATTTCTTGAAAAAGATCTTGTCATACATGCATATTGgtgaaaaattaaacataaaaaaaaggagaaaacatACCTATAACTTTGAGGCCAAGCATTGTTGAAGGAATTGGGCTTGCTGTGCTGGTGTTCGTCCTCATTCTCATTCTCATTATCATTGGAGTAATTTGAATAATTATCATCAGATTCATTCCCATCTCCATTTTCACATTTCTCCTGattctcttcctcttcctcacTATCTATGTAGAAACTGTGGTCAGACACtgaattcttcatcatcttccccCCCTTGAAAGCCTCAAAATCTACACATCATATCAAGATTTCAACCTTTAATAACATGCCATCTCTTCACCACAGACTTTAACATTTCACCATATACACTAATAAACTATGAACCTTCACCCCATAACAGCTCTCATACATAGAAAATCCAAGAAAACTTCATTTGAAATTTCCCCACACCACACATAACAAGACACCTAATCAAGAGAGTTGAATGAAGGCCAAATTTGCCAAgcaaattgaaactttgaaagggtaattccaaatttaggccaaaatacacccaaaaaaaattaaaatttaggaATCAGG is a window of Ipomoea triloba cultivar NCNSP0323 chromosome 11, ASM357664v1 DNA encoding:
- the LOC115997582 gene encoding amino acid transporter AVT1C-like: MMKNSVSDHSFYIDSEEEEENQEKCENGDGNESDDNYSNYSNDNENENEDEHQHSKPNSFNNAWPQSYRQSMDLYSSVPSPSLNFLGTPIKSITSSFLSSSLTRRHTPEVLPSVHKPLLASKEPEQKRRSSQALLPPLPAKSSFIRKGTPDRKLSAVSHEVPISHQSSFGQAVLNGMNVLCGVGILSTPYAVRESGWIGLSILFLFALLSYYTGILLRKCLDSQPGLETYPDIGHAAFGPTGRVVLSIILYAELYACCVEYIILEADNLSSLFPNAHLSLGGIRLDAHHLFALMTTLAVLPTMFLRNLSLLSYISAGGVIASVLVVSCLYWVGLVDDVSLQSKQTTLNLSTLPVAIGLYGYCYQGHAVFPNIYTSMEKRSQFPAVLVTCFGIVTLMYIATAVLGYMMFGDLAESQFTLNMPTELVASKIAVWTTVVNPFTKYALTMLPVAMSIEEFIPSDQVKSYMYSMLIRTALVISTLIIGLLIPFFGLVMSLIGSLLTMLVTLILPCACYMSIVRGKISYIQASACVLIIGVGVVSAVIGTFSAISGIVESLSS